One genomic segment of Pedobacter endophyticus includes these proteins:
- a CDS encoding BaiN/RdsA family NAD(P)/FAD-dependent oxidoreductase codes for MNADAIIIGAGACGLMCAVQAGYLGKKVIVLEKNAKPGAKILISGGGRCNYTNQFASAEQFISENPHFVKSSLSQWTVEDTISFFDTYGIQGGEKTLGQLFPVDKNAKDVVQVFTSICSDFGQEIRCNADVTEIEVQPQGFKVTYQKNGKNIDLTAEKLVIATGGLPIPKMGATDFALRFARKHQLKIVETAPALVPLTITGKDEEWFAQLSGNSVFCEVSNDQMSFEENMLFTHWGLSGPAILQISSFWRRGEVVNINLLPHQNVVSLLDEERKSNGKTLLSTLLNRFYTRKFTDALGKFLPLNKPVASLTKAEVDLIEQTIHQFKVKPAGDKGYDKAEVMRGGIDTNEISSKTLECKKIPGLFFGGECVDVTGWLGGYNFQWAWASGFVIAQNL; via the coding sequence ATGAATGCTGATGCAATAATTATTGGTGCAGGCGCCTGTGGGCTCATGTGTGCGGTGCAGGCGGGCTACCTGGGCAAAAAGGTAATTGTGCTCGAAAAGAATGCAAAACCCGGCGCTAAGATCTTGATTTCTGGTGGAGGGCGATGCAATTATACCAATCAATTTGCTTCGGCAGAGCAGTTTATCTCCGAAAACCCACATTTTGTAAAATCGTCGCTTAGTCAATGGACGGTCGAAGACACTATTAGCTTCTTTGATACGTACGGCATCCAAGGTGGCGAAAAGACGCTCGGACAACTGTTCCCCGTCGATAAGAACGCTAAAGATGTGGTTCAGGTGTTTACGTCTATTTGCAGCGATTTTGGACAGGAAATCAGGTGCAATGCCGATGTTACCGAAATTGAAGTTCAGCCCCAGGGCTTCAAAGTTACTTATCAAAAGAATGGAAAGAATATTGATTTAACAGCCGAAAAGCTGGTTATTGCCACCGGCGGATTACCCATTCCGAAAATGGGCGCTACCGATTTTGCCCTGCGCTTTGCCCGTAAACATCAACTGAAAATTGTTGAAACGGCACCTGCCCTGGTACCGTTAACCATTACCGGGAAAGATGAAGAATGGTTTGCCCAACTTTCGGGTAATTCTGTTTTTTGCGAGGTAAGTAACGACCAAATGTCTTTCGAGGAAAACATGCTCTTTACACACTGGGGCCTAAGCGGACCCGCAATTTTGCAGATCTCATCATTTTGGCGAAGGGGAGAGGTCGTTAACATCAACCTGTTGCCGCACCAAAATGTGGTTTCGCTTTTAGATGAAGAACGCAAATCGAATGGCAAAACACTTTTGTCGACTTTGCTTAACCGCTTTTATACCAGAAAATTTACCGATGCGTTAGGCAAGTTCTTACCGCTGAATAAACCGGTTGCATCCTTAACAAAAGCAGAAGTTGACTTAATTGAACAAACCATTCACCAGTTTAAGGTGAAGCCAGCGGGCGATAAGGGCTACGATAAGGCCGAAGTAATGCGTGGCGGAATTGATACGAACGAGATTTCGTCGAAAACCTTAGAATGCAAAAAAATACCGGGTTTGTTTTTTGGTGGCGAATGTGTAGATGTTACAGGCTGGTTGGGCGGTTACAATTTTCAATGGGCATGGGCAAGCGGATTTGTTATAGCGCAAAATTTGTAA
- a CDS encoding 5-(carboxyamino)imidazole ribonucleotide synthase, whose amino-acid sequence MAKQISELKLGILGGGQLGRMLIQQAINYNVTSLVLDPDPDAPCKHIANYFENGSITDFDTVYNFGKKADIITIEIEKVNIEALEQLEKEGKQVFPQSRVIRLIQDKGVQKQFFKENDIPTSPFQIVNTKEDMENSNIPFPYILKLRKDGYDGKGVMRIEHADDLANAFDAPCIIEKLVDFDKEIAVIVARNSNGDMKTFPMVEMEFNPEANLVEFLISPSTYAESLQQKAESIAKSIASAMNITGLLAVEMFVCHDGELLVNEVAPRPHNSGHQTIEGNYVSQFEQHIRAIYNLPLGDTTSISNAVMINLLGEKGSEGVAKYENLEKILAVEGVFVHLYGKKYTKPFRKMGHVTIVDIDREKAIEKARYVQKTLRVIA is encoded by the coding sequence ATGGCAAAACAGATCAGCGAATTAAAATTGGGTATTTTAGGTGGTGGACAATTGGGTCGGATGCTCATTCAACAGGCAATTAACTACAATGTAACTTCCCTGGTTTTAGATCCAGACCCGGATGCGCCTTGCAAGCACATTGCGAATTATTTCGAAAATGGTTCAATTACCGATTTTGATACAGTTTATAACTTCGGCAAAAAAGCAGATATCATTACCATCGAAATTGAAAAGGTAAATATCGAAGCGCTTGAGCAGCTCGAAAAAGAGGGCAAACAAGTGTTTCCTCAATCGAGGGTAATTCGTTTAATTCAGGATAAGGGTGTTCAAAAGCAATTTTTCAAAGAAAACGACATCCCAACTTCTCCGTTCCAAATTGTAAATACAAAAGAGGACATGGAGAACAGCAATATCCCCTTTCCTTACATTTTGAAACTAAGAAAAGACGGTTATGATGGCAAAGGCGTAATGAGGATTGAGCATGCCGATGATTTGGCAAATGCATTCGATGCACCATGCATTATCGAAAAACTGGTGGATTTTGATAAGGAAATAGCCGTAATTGTTGCCCGCAATTCAAATGGTGACATGAAAACCTTTCCTATGGTAGAAATGGAATTTAATCCCGAAGCCAACCTTGTTGAGTTTTTGATTTCTCCATCTACCTACGCCGAAAGCCTGCAACAAAAAGCCGAAAGTATTGCAAAAAGTATTGCATCGGCAATGAATATTACCGGCTTGCTGGCTGTTGAAATGTTTGTTTGCCATGATGGAGAATTACTGGTAAATGAGGTTGCGCCGCGTCCGCATAATAGCGGGCACCAAACCATCGAAGGCAATTATGTTTCGCAGTTTGAACAGCACATACGTGCTATTTACAACTTGCCGCTGGGCGATACAACGAGCATTTCTAATGCGGTAATGATCAATTTGTTGGGCGAAAAAGGTTCGGAAGGCGTGGCTAAATATGAAAACCTCGAAAAAATACTGGCTGTTGAAGGCGTGTTTGTTCATCTATACGGCAAAAAATATACGAAGCCTTTCCGCAAAATGGGGCACGTTACCATTGTTGATATTGATAGGGAAAAAGCAATTGAAAAGGCCCGTTATGTACAAAAAACGCTGAGGGTGATTGCATAA
- the purE gene encoding 5-(carboxyamino)imidazole ribonucleotide mutase, which yields MSTENSNFPSGDAKVGIIMGSKSDLPVMQDAADVLKEFGIDYEITVVSAHRTPERMFNYAKEAQGRGLKVIIAGAGGAAHLPGMVASITTLPVIGVPVKSSNSIDGWDSILSILQMPNGIPVATVALNAAKNAGLLAAQILATADGSLTEKMQAYKDELRRKVEESADLSSQ from the coding sequence ATGAGTACTGAAAATTCAAATTTCCCTTCGGGAGATGCAAAAGTTGGAATTATTATGGGCAGTAAATCTGATTTGCCTGTAATGCAAGATGCTGCTGATGTTTTAAAGGAATTCGGTATTGATTATGAAATAACAGTTGTTTCAGCGCACAGAACGCCAGAGCGGATGTTCAATTATGCGAAAGAAGCGCAAGGCAGGGGTTTAAAAGTAATTATTGCTGGTGCCGGTGGTGCAGCTCATTTGCCTGGTATGGTCGCTTCGATTACCACATTGCCCGTTATTGGCGTTCCGGTAAAATCATCAAATTCTATTGATGGCTGGGATAGCATTTTATCCATATTGCAGATGCCGAACGGTATTCCTGTTGCTACAGTGGCTTTAAATGCGGCAAAAAATGCTGGTTTATTGGCTGCGCAAATTTTAGCTACCGCCGACGGCTCGTTAACGGAGAAAATGCAGGCTTATAAAGATGAACTGAGACGAAAAGTAGAGGAAAGCGCTGATTTGAGTAGTCAGTAG
- a CDS encoding zeta toxin family protein, whose protein sequence is MEFTVYQKVKVNSSVRRYANTPAPKARAEKLTKIIYRFADVIDKKLYIIAGCNGAGKTTASFTILPEILDCKEFVNADEIAKGLSPFQPEKVSFEAGRIMLNRINELLSENENFAFETTLSTKSYKNKINEAKSKGYRVTLLFFWLQNIDLAKERVKIRVWEGGHNIEPEVIERRYIRGVKNLFDIYLPIVDGAFIFDNSEAKHELLADKLIGTPLNIVNKDKFNLLKNYYDNN, encoded by the coding sequence GTGGAGTTTACCGTTTATCAAAAAGTAAAAGTGAATTCAAGTGTTAGGCGATATGCTAACACGCCCGCTCCAAAAGCAAGAGCTGAAAAACTAACGAAAATAATTTATAGATTTGCTGATGTGATTGACAAAAAACTTTACATAATTGCAGGTTGCAATGGAGCAGGAAAAACAACTGCGTCATTTACGATTTTACCTGAGATTTTAGATTGTAAAGAATTTGTCAATGCAGACGAAATTGCAAAAGGACTTTCTCCTTTTCAACCTGAAAAAGTTTCGTTTGAAGCAGGGCGAATAATGCTAAATAGAATCAACGAACTGCTTTCTGAAAACGAAAATTTTGCATTTGAAACTACTTTATCAACCAAAAGTTATAAAAACAAAATCAACGAAGCAAAAAGTAAAGGTTATCGAGTAACATTGTTATTCTTTTGGCTTCAAAACATTGATTTAGCTAAAGAACGTGTAAAAATAAGGGTTTGGGAAGGTGGACATAACATCGAGCCAGAAGTTATCGAAAGAAGATATATCAGAGGAGTTAAAAATTTGTTCGACATATATCTTCCCATTGTTGACGGGGCATTTATTTTTGATAACTCGGAAGCGAAACACGAACTTTTAGCAGATAAACTGATTGGTACTCCACTAAATATTGTAAACAAAGACAAGTTTAATCTTTTGAAAAATTACTATGACAACAACTGA
- a CDS encoding RES family NAD+ phosphorylase: MRVYRLSKSKYKNDLEGIGAKMAGGRWNKVGVACVYTSESRSLAILEYAANVDFDAMPRDLHNIEYEIPEQDFLTFEETQFPENWKEMPGPQSTKDFGSSYLNNRDVLGITVPSTIVPNEYNYLINPNSSKLAQIEIVQAITFVFDLRIKG, from the coding sequence ATGAGGGTGTATCGTTTATCAAAAAGTAAGTATAAAAACGATCTGGAGGGAATTGGTGCAAAAATGGCTGGGGGTAGATGGAATAAAGTTGGAGTAGCATGCGTTTACACTTCCGAAAGCCGTTCTTTAGCCATTTTAGAATACGCGGCCAACGTTGATTTTGACGCTATGCCTAGAGATCTGCACAATATTGAATACGAAATTCCGGAACAAGATTTTCTAACTTTTGAGGAAACTCAGTTTCCCGAAAATTGGAAAGAAATGCCAGGCCCACAGTCAACAAAAGATTTTGGTTCAAGCTATTTAAACAATCGCGATGTATTGGGCATTACGGTACCATCAACCATTGTTCCTAATGAATATAATTATTTAATAAACCCTAATTCATCTAAACTAGCGCAAATTGAGATCGTTCAGGCTATAACGTTTGTTTTTGATTTAAGGATTAAAGGGTAG
- the parS gene encoding type II RES/Xre toxin-antitoxin system antitoxin, whose protein sequence is MGVKETSSLKNHDLIFDIKASVLTGTNFDKIDAVKRGISKAALVTFKKAINLDYDHFANILGTTKTTLHKKQDNEVFNASISEKAIALMEVYNYGYKVFEDREKFNRWIQSNNRALGNRVPLDVMDTIFGIDEVKNIITRIEHGVYS, encoded by the coding sequence ATGGGCGTTAAGGAAACATCAAGTCTAAAAAACCACGACCTGATATTTGATATTAAAGCATCCGTTTTAACGGGCACCAACTTTGATAAAATAGACGCTGTTAAACGAGGAATCAGCAAGGCGGCTCTGGTCACGTTTAAAAAGGCCATCAATTTAGATTACGATCACTTTGCCAATATATTGGGGACAACCAAAACAACGCTGCATAAAAAGCAAGATAACGAGGTGTTTAATGCCTCGATTAGTGAAAAAGCGATAGCTTTAATGGAGGTGTATAATTACGGTTATAAAGTTTTTGAGGACAGGGAGAAGTTCAACCGATGGATTCAGAGTAACAATCGTGCGCTCGGAAATCGAGTTCCATTAGATGTTATGGATACGATATTTGGAATCGACGAAGTGAAAAATATCATAACAAGAATTGAACACGGCGTTTATTCCTAA
- a CDS encoding YqgE/AlgH family protein produces the protein MLNNIKPKTGRLLISEPFMADPNFKRSVVLVTEHGEEGTVGYILNQAGNLLLKDVIQDLWLADNQIYFGGPVAADTLHFIHRAYDRLQSGEEIGDGIYWGGDFETLKILINSNAIDESEIKFFMGYSGWDYGQLAQEIKLNAWMVSNISHPDIIFGNDEEKLWRDVIVNLGPKYAHVSNFPVDPSLN, from the coding sequence ATGCTTAACAATATAAAACCAAAAACCGGCCGATTATTGATTTCTGAACCGTTTATGGCCGATCCAAATTTTAAACGCTCGGTGGTTTTAGTAACCGAACATGGTGAAGAAGGAACGGTAGGCTATATCTTAAATCAAGCCGGAAACTTACTTTTAAAAGATGTTATTCAGGATTTATGGCTCGCAGACAATCAAATTTATTTTGGCGGTCCCGTTGCTGCAGATACCTTGCACTTTATTCATCGCGCTTACGATAGGCTGCAAAGTGGCGAGGAAATTGGTGATGGGATTTATTGGGGAGGCGATTTTGAAACGCTTAAAATTCTGATTAACAGCAATGCCATTGATGAAAGTGAGATTAAGTTTTTTATGGGCTATTCTGGCTGGGATTACGGACAGTTGGCACAAGAAATTAAGCTGAATGCGTGGATGGTGAGCAATATTTCGCATCCGGATATTATTTTCGGTAACGATGAGGAAAAGCTCTGGCGGGACGTAATTGTAAATTTAGGTCCCAAATATGCGCATGTAAGTAATTTTCCGGTTGATCCGAGCTTGAATTGA
- the pdxH gene encoding pyridoxamine 5'-phosphate oxidase, with protein MQVTNEFLQNLRQDYKSATLDESEVDNNPIIQFKKWFDHAIEAQVYEPNVMTLATVDKAGRPDARIVLLKGVDDDGFRFFTNYLSAKGKELKRNPYAALVFFWPDLERQVRIEGTVTKLDKETSEEYFFTRPKASQIGAVASPQSQIIPNRAFLEEKFEELNSKSEGKDIAKPAHWGGYIVKPTRIEFWQGRRSRLHDRINFELVKGSWVKTRLAP; from the coding sequence ATGCAAGTTACTAATGAATTTCTACAAAACCTGCGCCAAGATTACAAAAGCGCCACTTTAGATGAGTCTGAAGTAGATAATAATCCGATCATCCAGTTTAAAAAATGGTTCGACCACGCCATTGAGGCTCAGGTTTACGAGCCTAATGTAATGACACTGGCTACGGTTGATAAGGCAGGCAGGCCTGACGCCAGAATTGTACTTTTAAAGGGAGTAGACGACGATGGTTTCCGGTTTTTTACCAACTACTTAAGTGCAAAAGGCAAGGAGCTGAAACGGAATCCTTATGCGGCATTGGTGTTTTTTTGGCCCGATTTGGAACGGCAGGTGCGAATTGAAGGAACAGTAACAAAGCTTGACAAAGAGACTTCTGAAGAATATTTTTTTACTCGCCCGAAGGCGAGCCAAATTGGTGCAGTAGCATCGCCACAAAGCCAGATTATTCCGAACAGAGCTTTTTTAGAAGAAAAATTCGAGGAATTAAATTCTAAAAGTGAAGGAAAAGACATTGCAAAGCCGGCACATTGGGGCGGATATATCGTTAAGCCAACGAGGATCGAGTTTTGGCAAGGAAGACGAAGCAGGCTGCACGACAGAATAAACTTCGAACTTGTTAAAGGGAGCTGGGTGAAAACAAGATTAGCGCCTTAA
- a CDS encoding 3-hydroxybutyryl-CoA dehydrogenase — MKNISVIGSGTMGNGIAHVFAQFDYQVNLIDINQVALDKALATITKNLDRQVAKETLTEGQKATALQNIATFTSIKEGVANADLVVEAATENIDLKLSIFKELDQFAPTNAILASNTSSISITKIAAATERGNQVIGMHFMNPVPVMKLVEVIRGYQTSDETTSTIMSLAKSLEKVPVEVNDYPGFVANRILMPMINEAIYTLYEGVAGVYEIDTVMKLGMAHPMGPLQLADFIGLDVCLAILKVLHDGFGNPKYAPCPLLVNMVTAGYKGAKSGEGFYKYTAGSKALSVSEKFSR, encoded by the coding sequence ATGAAGAACATTTCAGTTATCGGCTCGGGAACAATGGGAAACGGCATAGCGCATGTATTTGCCCAGTTTGATTACCAGGTTAATCTGATCGATATTAATCAGGTGGCCTTGGATAAGGCGTTAGCAACGATAACGAAAAACCTCGATCGGCAGGTTGCCAAAGAAACCTTAACGGAGGGGCAAAAAGCAACGGCATTACAAAATATTGCGACTTTCACTTCTATAAAGGAAGGAGTGGCTAATGCCGATCTGGTTGTTGAAGCCGCTACAGAAAATATCGATTTAAAGCTCAGCATTTTTAAGGAACTGGATCAGTTTGCGCCAACAAATGCAATTTTGGCGTCGAACACTTCATCGATATCAATCACTAAAATTGCAGCTGCAACCGAACGCGGCAACCAGGTGATCGGCATGCATTTTATGAACCCGGTACCGGTGATGAAACTGGTTGAGGTTATTCGCGGTTACCAAACCAGCGATGAAACCACGTCGACCATTATGTCGCTTGCTAAAAGCCTCGAAAAAGTTCCTGTTGAAGTAAACGATTACCCGGGTTTTGTTGCCAACCGCATTTTAATGCCGATGATAAATGAGGCCATTTATACGCTGTATGAGGGCGTGGCAGGCGTTTACGAAATTGATACGGTAATGAAACTGGGAATGGCACACCCGATGGGACCCTTGCAACTAGCCGATTTTATCGGTTTAGATGTTTGTTTGGCCATATTAAAGGTACTGCACGATGGATTTGGAAATCCCAAATATGCACCTTGCCCCTTATTGGTAAATATGGTAACGGCTGGCTACAAGGGCGCAAAAAGTGGCGAGGGATTTTATAAATATACCGCAGGCTCGAAAGCGTTATCGGTTTCAGAGAAATTCAGCAGGTAA